One window of Phalacrocorax carbo chromosome 1, bPhaCar2.1, whole genome shotgun sequence genomic DNA carries:
- the SMCO4 gene encoding single-pass membrane and coiled-coil domain-containing protein 4: MRQLRGKPKKETSKDKKERKQAMQEARQQITTVVLPTLAVVVLLIVVFVYVATRPNTTE, from the coding sequence ATGAGGCAGCTGAGAGGAAAACCCAAAAAAGAGACCTCCAAAgataaaaaggagagaaaacaggcGATGCAAGAGGCCCGGCAACAAATCACCACCGTCGTGCTTCCCACGCTGGCTGTGGTAGTACTGCTGATTGTTGTATTTGTTTACGTAGCGACTCGTCCAAATACAACTGAATGA